The following proteins are co-located in the Oenanthe melanoleuca isolate GR-GAL-2019-014 chromosome 4, OMel1.0, whole genome shotgun sequence genome:
- the MRPL35 gene encoding 39S ribosomal protein L35, mitochondrial produces MAAAAARGALAGILRRWAPRALPLCGPSARCVGHGPAPAPAPAPAPLWTPRQLGENRPRAGTPSVLSSVTPLLPSLLQQPVRTLTYCSLRKGKRKSVKSVVKRFLRLHNGLWVRRKAGYKKKLWKKSAAKRKRLREFVLCTRTQCKLLDKMTTSFWKRRNWYVDDPYQKYHDRTNLRV; encoded by the exons atggcggcggcggcggcgcgcggggcCCTGGCGG ggATCCTGCGGCGCTGGGCCCCCCGCGCCCTCCCGCTCTGCGGCCCCTCCGCCCGCTGCGTCGGGCACGgaccggccccggccccggccccggccccggccccgctctggACCCCGCGGCAGCTCGGCGAGAACCGGCCCCGGGCAGGGACCCCCTCGGTGCTCAGCAG tgtCACACCTCTACTTCCAAGTTTACTCCAGCAGCCAGTGAGGACCCTCACCTACTGCAGCTTAcggaaaggaaagaggaaaagtgTGAAATCTGTGGTGAAAAGGTTCCTCCGGCTGCACAATGGCCTCTGGGTTAGGAGAAAG GCTGGTTATAAGAAGAAGCTGTGGAAGAAGTCAGCTGCCAAGAGGAAGCGTTTGAGGGAGTTTGTGTTGTGCACAAGGACACAGTGTAAACTCCTGGATAAAATGACCACTTCCTTCTGGAAAAGGAGGAACTGGTACGTTGATGACCCCTACCAGAAGTACCACGACCGCACGAACCTTCGTGTGTAG